The DNA segment ACGGAAGTCGAGGTATATTCGACTTACAGATGAACCCTAcgtcctcttcatcatccactATAAAGCTGCCAAGCTCATACTCGTCCTCactgcttcttctccttggccctccatcttcctcatcggTAATATACACCGGTCGTCTTGCTCTTTGCAGAAATCCCTCCCGTTCTTTGGCCATGTCCCTCTTGAACTGGAGACCATGGCCTTGAGCTTGGGTGCTAAGACCAGCAAGGTATATAGCCCGTTGATTGTAGCCTTTCGGTGCTTGGGTGGGAGCGAAGTCGTCCGCGAAATTGAGATCAGATGAATTGGCGATAGAGGAAGCCGAGTGCTCAGAGGTATCACCCGAATCGTTTCCAGAAAGCTCAGCGTCGAGATCCATCTAGCTCACTTGAGGTCAACCAGGGCCACCAGTTCATTAGCAATGCACTCACGAAATTCCCTATCGgtcccttcttcttcttgcctccttgtcttccattttgccttcttctttctctgCCACCGACTGTGGCATGTGGCTGATTAGATCTGCCACTGGGTTCATCTCGCACAGGGGAGCTGCTTGGATCAATTGCTATTCTCCTTCGCAATCTTCCTGGCCTTCTTCGAGCACCTACTGCCACCATGGGAGAAGAATCAGGGTCTACCACTCCTGATGATTGCACCTTAGAAGGGTTCGCATAAGTATTTATAGCTCGTCCGACGGGAGAATTGTTCTCTTCAGGAGAAGGCAGGACGATCCGTCTCCTGGCCATGCCTATCCTTCTCACAGGAAATTGTGTGTCCCCAACAGATGTACTCATCGCTCTCGGTTCCGAAGGGGGAGCAAAAGGCGATGAGGGTAATATGCCCCTTCTAGAAGTTGATGGTACGGGGGGTGGAGGCATATCAAGTCTGGGGTTCACACTGCTACCAGGGGTCTTGGGTAATAAGGGACGTACAAGATGGGAAGGGGAGACTTGCCAATGGGCAGCATCGGCCtcatcgtcgtcgtcgCCATCCCATGAGAGATCAATGGGGTCGATTTGGCTGAAACCTGCAGCAGCGGCAGTTCGTGGTGATAGTTTATTTCCGTTGGGTTTGGAATTAGGGCGTTGAGGAGGTAAGGGGGGTAATAGAATCTCGTCGTCGATGGCACTTTTGCTGGGCGAAGAGAAGCGCGACTTTTGAGGAGACGAAGAGGCTGCTTTTTCCGGAGATGACGAGGCGTCTACGAGGGGATCTAAACCACGACGTAAGGGTCCTTCAGCATGGAAAAAATCCAGTCCTGCTTGGTCTTGCTCTTTTCTTTGCTGATTCTGCTGATTTTGCTGTTGCAACGGTTGCTGTACGTGCCTTTGTCGCGCTTCAGCCGCTCTAGCCTCCGCCAAACGTCTTTTTTCTGCCGCTTCTGCTCTCTTCTGCTGGATGCTCTTCCGTTGCATTGCATTGTCATGCTCCGGAGTGGCGGACGGAGGTTGAGGAGATAGAACTTTTGAAAGTGCGGGTTGTGGAGGCGACACAGGAATATTGTCAGAGTCAACTTCCGATACTATACCGTGCTCCGCTTGGAGGGCATCGACAGTAGGCTTTCCGGTGGAAATAAGTGCTTTCGCAGCAGATTCAGTCTCCGCCAACGAAGGGATTGAAAGATCAGGTGAAAACTTTCGGGCCCGTTTCGTGACCAAAGCAGGCTTCGTGACTGGGGCCTTCCTCTTTGATGATGGTTCTCCTGTACGGTCCTCCTTCTCGAGAGCACTGAACAATGCTTCCATGCTTTGATCTTCTCCGCTTTCCCATTCAGTTTGAATAGGGGAAGGGGTTCTCGCCCTCTTCCTAGCTCTGTGCTTAATTTTTGGTGCAGCTGGTTCCTTTGCTTTCGCCTTGCCCTTACCCTTGCCTTTGCCTTTGCCGCCATCAACCTCTgcatcctcttcttccgtATCCGGCCTCAATAGCACTTTATCAGCCTCCCTCAAAAGGTCTCGCACACTTGTGAAACCTTTAGCATTCAACGGCACTTCATTCACCAATGgcttctttttctttctgCTTGCCGGCGGTTGTTGAGCTCTTTGCATCCGCCTCAAttctttctctccctcATCCATCATCTTTTTGTACTGTGGATCATCAGGATTCCAAGGATCAACAGGCATGACCTGCTCCAAACACTCCGGCATTTTGCGATCAGGAATGAGAGGTTCAACGTCTTCGAACAGCTCTAGGTTACGTGAATGAAGGATCTCTTCTTGGATGTCGCGATGAGTTTGTTGTGCCGTGTCCCAGTTCATGTCTTCTCGGTTTTCTGACATAAGCACGTGAACTATGCCATCTCGTTTACGGCCAGTACGGCCAATACGTTGGAGCTAAGGACGGTTAGCAGTCGTTTTCGATGGATGGGATAGGACTATACAAACAAGTTTTATAGACTGCCTAGGCATATCATAGAGCACCACGAAGTCGACTTCGCCAATATCtaatccttcttcaccaaTGGAAGTTGAAACTAAGATATTAAACGTGCCCGCTTTGAACTCGCTAATAGTCTACTTCCTCATCAGCCCCTCCCAGTAAAATAAATTGACAAACCCAGcccaccttcttctgctCCTTTTGATTGAAGCCCTTATCCCTTTCATCTTTACCATTTGACTGTCCTACAAACTTGGTAGCTCTCAACAAATTAGCGTGTTCATTGAACATATCCTTGCCTTGTAAGTGAGTAAATGATACAAGAAGTATGAAGGTACATACCACCAGTTCCATCACACAAGGTCTCAAGGAGCAGAAAACCATGGCTCGAGTGTTATTTTTTTGACCCAAAGTattttcttcctcttctgctTGAGAGAAATATGCAAGCATCTGGCAAGGACATCAGCGTTTGCTGGTCAATAACGCCACCAAGATATATCTACCAATTCTAGAGCTTTTTGCATTTTAGGATGGCGATCAGCGCCCGTTTTTCCATTTCTTCCGATCTTGATCGAACTAAGCTCCTGCGAGACATCCCTTTGAAGTCGTTGAAACTCAAAATTATTGGCAATGCTATTCGCACCGCCTGCGCCTGCCTTCGACTTGCCACTAGTGGACACCATCTCGTCAAGAGAGGAATGAAACATGCCCAGAGAGAATTCCAGCTAGTCCAAATCAGTAGCTGGATCATGGACCGCATTATTAGACTTACAAGGTGGCTCATTGCTCTTGCCATTTTGTCCAACACTCCCAGTGGTCCAAAGGCCCACCTTTGCCCCGACTTACCCAATTCCATCTTCTTAGCTGTAATTCTGAATGGGCGCAGGCGCTTGGCATCAAGATCGCGTTCAGTGAGGATGTCCTTGTCGACAAGCTTTTTTATGAACGGCTGATAAGACGTAAACATATGCGacaaagaaaaaaaggCAAAAATAAAAGGGGAGTAACTTACCACCATCAGTGCAGATAAACGATCGCGGAAGTCAATGATTACGTCCGACATGGCTACCACATGTTTTTCAATATGCTGGATGAAACGTCAATCCCGGCTCTCTTCAACGTTAGACATACTTACCTTGGTGTTCATATATTTCCTGATTTCCGGTGCTTCGGCCTCTCGAATTTCAATTCTCGAAATATGAAGCGCATCAACCACATTCTGCACCTTTTCCACATCCGCTCCTGGAGTGGCTGTCAAAGCCAAGACACGAAAGTACGGGTGATGGGCCGTTAAGTAGGCGACGATCGTGGTGTAGGCGTAGTTGCCAGTGGCTTTGTGAGCCTCGTCTAGAAGATGGTTAGCTGTTGCCCAATACGTCAGGAGAAACGTACCAAGGACCACAAGCACAATATCCTGCGGATCAACTGCACCATTCTTCAAATCATTATCTAGCGTTTGCGGTGTGCAGTAAAATACTCTTTTTTCCTCCCACTGTTCGTTATCAGTACCTCTTGTATCCCTGGTTACCTAATGCAACTTACCAGACGTTCGCGGCCTTTTCTCGCTCCGCCTTCACCTGTCATAACTGCCGCGTCTCTACTAGGTATACCACAAGAAAGTTGACAAGCTTCAATTTGTTGGGCCACAAGAGGTCGTGTGGGAGCAAGAAATACGATTTTGCCAGTTGGAAACCAGCGGTAGACTGCATGGATCAGCGACGGCCTGACCAGATATCGCTTACAATTTAGCATGACAACGCCAGCCACAAAAGTTTTTCCCAAACCTGTCGGAAGAGCAACGAGAGTATTGTCTAAAAAGCAATTCCGTATAATCTCAAACTGGTAATCTCGCTTAGGATGATTGGTGGGGTATATGTAGGTGCTTATTGTCGCTTTAGACGGTAAATGCTTTTGAGGCCCATAAGGAGCATCTATCAAGGTTTTCATTAACTGAACCCTCAAAAAAAGAGCTACGCTTACTGAAATCTCTGGGTGCAGGAGCCAATAAATCACCCATATCATCATCCATGAACTCGTCTTCATCTATAGCATCATTTCCCCAACCAGGAGCTATgctctctctctccttccctttgCCTCCGGAGACTTTGTCTCGCCCTGTTAAAGAAATGATACGCCTGCCGGTCTTAGCAAACTGCGTCCTATCCCATCGTTTGCCTTTGGTATATCGGGACTCGGAGCGCCAGTTAAGATGGGTTTGATGGAAATTGTCCTGTCTGTTTGAGGAAATAGGATGACGAGCAGACGAAGACGAAGGACGAGAGGATCCACTTGTACTGCGAGATGATAAGGCACTGGTGCTGGGCTTCGGAGGGAAACCAGAGAAACTGGGATGGGAAGGCTTTTTCGGAGGATTGGCAATGATGGCGTCGAAAGCAGCCAGTGATTCGGTGGGAATGTCTATCAAGTC comes from the Cryptococcus gattii WM276 chromosome M, complete sequence genome and includes:
- a CDS encoding Member of the DEAH family of helicases, putative; Mph1p (Similar to TIGR gene model, INSD accession AAW46805.1), translated to MSEDEFGDDSIFLDDSFLRQVDTISAQVTAGSSSWRNDGLRPATAVSRTASHNEVSPRRSQNVHSVGRTFSAPGTISNPLSHHRPAAISRQQAVSKVPLQPSSDDYDLIDIPTESLAAFDAIIANPPKKPSHPSFSGFPPKPSTSALSSRSTSGSSRPSSSSARHPISSNRQDNFHQTHLNWRSESRYTKGKRWDRTQFAKTGRRIISLTGRDKVSGGKGKERESIAPGWGNDAIDEDEFMDDDMGDLLAPAPRDFNAPYGPQKHLPSKATISTYIYPTNHPKRDYQFEIIRNCFLDNTLVALPTGLGKTFVAGVVMLNFYRWFPTGKIVFLAPTRPLVAQQIEACQLSCGIPSRDAAVMTGEGGARKGRERLWEEKRVFYCTPQTLDNDLKNGAVDPQDIVLVVLDEAHKATGNYAYTTIVAYLTAHHPYFRVLALTATPGADVEKVQNVVDALHISRIEIREAEAPEIRKYMNTKHIEKHVVAMSDVIIDFRDRLSALMVPFIKKLVDKDILTERDLDAKRLRPFRITAKKMELGKSGQRWAFGPLGVLDKMARAMSHLLEFSLGMFHSSLDEMVSTSGKSKAGAGGANSIANNFEFQRLQRDVSQELSSIKIGRNGKTGADRHPKMQKALELMLAYFSQAEEEENTLGQKNNTRAMVFCSLRPCVMELVDMFNEHANLLRATKFVGQSNGKDERDKGFNQKEQKKTISEFKAGTFNILVSTSIGEEGLDIGEVDFVVLYDMPRQSIKLLQRIGRTGRKRDGIVHVLMSENREDMNWDTAQQTHRDIQEEILHSRNLELFEDVEPLIPDRKMPECLEQVMPVDPWNPDDPQYKKMMDEGEKELRRMQRAQQPPASRKKKKPLVNEVPLNAKGFTSVRDLLREADKVLLRPDTEEEDAEVDGGKGKGKGKGKAKAKEPAAPKIKHRARKRARTPSPIQTEWESGEDQSMEALFSALEKEDRTGEPSSKRKAPVTKPALVTKRARKFSPDLSIPSLAETESAAKALISTGKPTVDALQAEHGIVSEVDSDNIPVSPPQPALSKVLSPQPPSATPEHDNAMQRKSIQQKRAEAAEKRRLAEARAAEARQRHVQQPLQQQNQQNQQRKEQDQAGLDFFHAEGPLRRGLDPLVDASSSPEKAASSSPQKSRFSSPSKSAIDDEILLPPLPPQRPNSKPNGNKLSPRTAAAAGFSQIDPIDLSWDGDDDDEADAAHWQVSPSHLVRPLLPKTPGSSVNPRLDMPPPPVPSTSRRGILPSSPFAPPSEPRAMSTSVGDTQFPVRRIGMARRRIVLPSPEENNSPVGRAINTYANPSKVQSSGVVDPDSSPMVAVGARRRPGRLRRRIAIDPSSSPVRDEPSGRSNQPHATVGGRERRRQNGRQGGKKKKGPIGNFMDLDAELSGNDSGDTSEHSASSIANSSDLNFADDFAPTQAPKGYNQRAIYLAGLSTQAQGHGLQFKRDMAKEREGFLQRARRPVYITDEEDGGPRRRSSEDEYELGSFIVDDEEDVGFISHSDPLFD